From the genome of Spodoptera frugiperda isolate SF20-4 chromosome 7, AGI-APGP_CSIRO_Sfru_2.0, whole genome shotgun sequence:
TTGTCAAAAATTCACTTTATAAATCCGTTGGAGCGGAGCGAAGTTTTACCTCCCGAGATAGTTAAGTGTGAGTTGGCCCACGTCCAGCAGTGGGGAGCATGCCCAATCGTCTGATGCATCCCGTTTATTTTCGTCAGCGTCCttcgttgtttgtttttatgtctatttttatatttacgttcataatatcagttttatgctaaaattatttgatatatccattcatgaattttaaaatgataatttaattcaGTCGAATCAAGTTATAAACCGTATTTGATACGGCTTGCTTTTTGTGAAATTTGGATGAGAATTTTGCTtcacgtaaatatttttatacatttgtctATGTGTCTTCATGGGGAAGTTAAAccaagttatattaaaaaacaactaaagatatgaaatacataatatgaatattaaaagaaaCCCTAACAGGCTAGACTGTACTACACAAATATCAGTCTAACCAATAAATTCTAgttattaaactaatataaatgtTGTCGGGCACAGTTGTTACCGCCATATCAGGGCTGGTAGCCGAGGTTCAAGAGCAGATGGAGGCGAGCTACGCGCAGAATCAGCAACGACAGGTCAATGCATGCAGCCCTGCTGCCCAACAATGTCATTTATACAATagaacaggggccttagtctgctattacaattgtgtcagaatggtcgatcactgagcagtgcgtgagggacggagctatgtaggttgtatagctccgtccctctcagATAATTCTGACACCCCCAGGTTATAAAGCCTATGGTGTATGTGGAACTGAAGTGATTGACAGTCTAAATTATCTCCCTAAAATAATGGAGTTGATGAGAGATGAGAGATGTATTAAAATATCACGtattttctgaaaataaaaatgtcaaatgacGTGACACAATTACATGAGCTGTGACGTAGCAAAGACGCCCACTCCTTGAATTTAAAGCACtttgtaattttaaacaaaaacgcGCCAAATATGTTTATATGGGATAGTAATACTTGTTTATTGGAGAGCGTATCGTCATTCTCTTACTCTCATTCTCTTTATTCTCATCGAAAATTCAGTCGCCTTTGGTAATAAATAACTATCAACGTCAGTCCACATTCACACTTTATAGGCTTTAAGAAAATGTTGCTATTGTAATAAATGTCCTTGTTTTGGCTTTCTGGTCCTATAGTCCTAGATTCCATTTAGGTTAGACAAGGTACTCTTGTCTGGTCtagctattttttatttttaacctcgCAACCCCTTCCAAATATCCTGTCTTGCTATCTGTTGATTTTTTATGTTGGtttttatcttgtttttttttcatcattttaaacatcatgccataaaaataaactttaaaattgagCAGTCGGTCCAACATTTGCTTTCAAAAATTTAATCCAAATCAGTTAATCTGCTTCAGAGTTTAACATAACACAAATACtcatttaactaataaatagaCATATTTTTGCGGTAGATAGGCCagtaaccaaaaataaaacaaaactttgaacCCAATTAACACTACAAATCAGTTCATTTTTGCTTAACGGACAAATACCCAATTACACAACAAATATATCTCTGTAGGTACACTTCGCAGTATAAATTGCAGTTATAAAGCTTCTAATGTAGGGCGCCCTgtcttcattaaaataatatttcatggcAATAACATTTTGACTTACTATGGCTTTTCTGCAATTTATAATCGGCTTGCAAACCTTGCAATATCTTTTTGCCGTTTATACTTCTACTTGTGGAAAGCGTCAGAGGCTTAAGCGGATTTTTagcttaaaaaaacattatctgATGTTTctttaagaattatttttttaatttatgcccattttttaaatattagtgaaattatattttaaaaaatctacagTTTTGAAAGATTATCTAGTCACAGAAGTATACACAGGTTTATGTTCAATGTGGTCCTTAGGTACGAAATACTAAAAggacaatttatttcaattactttagCTAGTACtaattataaatactaaaatgcTCTAGAAACTAAACTATATTCCTATCAGCACATTTTCATACTCTTATTTATTCATACGTTATTCATATCTGTCTTCGTTATAACGAGTACTAGATAGTTATGGCTCTGGCCAGTATTGCCAGCCCGTGCCAAAGTATTGCCATTTATACAAACTTGGCACATTCACACGACTAAACGATATTTAAACTGTTATCATTCACAGCGATTCACTTGAAAATGGTTTTTGAGACTTTCttctatttattgttttgatagtACTGTTATTATGGTATATTATTAAGGTACTGTTTACTCTATTAACAATAAATCAGAATAGTGTAAGTAAGAAAACAATCTATCCCTCTTACCGTTTACTATACCAccttgttgaaaaaaaaaactgctctACGTATAgatttgactagtttcaagccaagccAGAGGCTCACATTCATcacatgaacagcattccgcgacagactagactagtcgagttcctagtcaaaGAGTTACGTTAGGAAGCGGATAacttaataactaatttaatatatctcacaaaagttataattaagactatacatgttttaaaagtacattatacatttctcattattatttaattacaacagGCGCTTGTTCTTAATCTTTAAGttcttcatattttttcttcatcaCTTTCTTTATCACAAGccacatattttatataatcaCATCATTTTATCCCTTTTCGAcggaaaaacatattatattatgtttttagtaATTTGTTACTTTCTATCCCTTTTCCATTGTTTCACTTCCATGGCCTATTCGCATGTTTAAAGAGTTGTATGTGTTGTCTATGTCTGCTATCGCCTTTGTCTGCCTGCACCAGTTGTCCGATGACTaacagaataattaataaaacatcacataataatttccaataataattattattattaattaataaataattgtagtttCTGTGTCTAGGTTTTATAAAGTACACTTTGTAGGAATATTAATAGGAAGTAATAATATGCACACGTTAAAAGgatttttcattttgtgtttttgctttttagttaTTTAGAATATGCCGTTGAAATCGATGATGCGTTTGTGTAAGGAAGGTTAAACTTGTTATTGGAAAATAATGTACATAGTAATGTGTTCGAAATGTCTACCGATACATCGAATTTCATTGGTATAAGGACCGTAGACtacatactatttattattcaactAGATTCTGCCCACGACTTCACCCACGTGAGAAAAAAGTAGtcaatgtgttattccagaacatAATGTACtcttgttctaaatttcatctcgatcccttaaGCCGTTTTGACGTTATTGTGTAGCAAACTTACACACAAAGtcacaaaatttcacatttataatattagtattagatttataggtacttacaattTATCAGAAAAAATGAGCCAGAATCTACTTATTCCAATGTTTCTAATTCTGCTTAACTTAATACCTGAAGAACTTATTCTAGAAGATGAAATCCTGTAGTCTACGGTCACACACATTGGTATTCTTAGTTACTGCGCCTGattaaaatacacatataaaTCAATCTtgtacatgaataaataatatagatttttttaatttatctttgtgTTCTGTGTTTTTCTAGTTGCGCTAGATATAGcaaagtttgtttttctttttgttttttttttcgcagCTTCTGTCTATAAGCAAAGCTTAGATTATAGATATAGACGCGCATGAGTGTGCCGTAGAGATGTAACTAGTGTTCTGGTGATAGAAGGAAGGCAGAAGAATCTAATAGAGTATTTAAATGTTACAGGATGCACAGGATAACAACGCTCGCCCATACACGAATGGGACAATATTGCACAACAGTGGGCCGGTACACATAGTCGCTAGTGAGTACAAGGAGCCCACTAAAGAGAGCTTGGAGAAGAAGGAACCATCTCCTGCACCAGAGGAACCTAAATCAGTACCTGAACAAACCCAAGAAGAGAAAGAACCTTCTCCCGAACCTGAAACCCAAAAACCTGTGGAAAAAGAACCTTCTCCCGAACCTGATACCCAAAAACCTGTGGAAAAAGAACCTTCTCCCGAACCTGAAACCCAGAAACCTGTGGAAAAAGAACCTTCTCCCGAACCTGAAACCCAAAAACCTGTAGAAGAACAACAACAGGCTGAAAAACCCGAAGAACCTGCTAAAGAAGAATCTTTACCTCAAAAAGAATCAACACCAGAGAAAGACACTCAAGTAAAAGAACCAACTCCTGAACCGAAAGAACCTACACCTGAAGTCGAGGAccaaaaagaagaagaaaaagagatAAAAGAAGTAAGTCCAGAAAAAGTAGCAGAAGAAACAAATGACACTGACAAATTGATCAAATTGGCTGATGATGTAAAAGTGGAGAGGAATGGAGATGTAAGACACACAGAAGAGTTCATCAAAGAGGAAGCGAAGGCTTCTGAGGCGCAGAAGGAGAAGCAGTCCACACCTGAACTTCTAGAAGAAGCTATCAAAGATGATGATGAACAGGAGAATGCTAGCGTTAAGGTGAGTTTCGAAacttcttattttttaaatggtccTACATTTTCTGTGGCTGGTCTTTAAGGGattggacaaaaaatatttttatctcattaattattttgaagaaGGTTGTTTAACACTTTTGGTGTGGGACAAGTAAGAATACCAAGTAAAAGTCACTAGTACTTGGTTCTAgtggtttaatttaatatatagaaaaaaaattaaattgaagcACTATCGGATGGTTTTTCCTAAAGTATCACTTTATACTTTAGTTACTTGTAGAAGAGTTTTGCCACTTAGTACAATATTGATTTGAATGATATTGTGGATGTTGGCAATATCGCGCACAAGGGAAGCATGGACAAATGCTTTTGTGTTTAATGCATTCTGCGCTCCATATTAAGCACTTACGTTAACACTAAACACCACATTCGTAGCTCACACTTTCAATAATTCAGAGATACGTGGACTTTGTTATACTCCTCAGgaaatacatttgttttatactagTAGCAGACTGATAACAAAAATTTATGTCTGGTTTAGGGATATCTGGCTTTGACTTTAAATCTCAAGATAAAAAAAGGGAGGATCCTCTGACCAGACTAAGTGTTAATATCTGGTTGACTGCCCAACAGCTGTAATTTGGaatttctatccgtgttaattcgcacgCTAACTTTGTATGAGATAGTACTTATGGCGCCATCTTTTGGCTTAAAGGCGAACTTGTGTTCGTATGTGGATGACCACACTAGTGAGTAGTGCAAATATAAGTAGTAATTGGAACAGCATTCTAGAAGCAAAGTATCACTGGGCTTTTTACggttttcgaatatttctcagtagtagcacgggcattgttcataatttataaaatttcgtaattgaaaaaccatttcgaggaatagacttactaatcattatggactaattaaaaatttaaaatatttattatttattgatatttcgttaaaatacggTTGACCTTACTTGTCCTTAAAATTGCGTCATAAAAGGAGGTATACATTAGGATCGTTGCctcatgtttcaaaaattaaaaagttttgaatcaAACCGACAACTGTCAAGTAtaaatgtcatgtcagtttgtttcggttttgtttacaaaaaatacaaagtttcaaattcCAAGTTTTTTCTGCATAAAGTGAAAATGGAATACAGAAAGTGCTTTGTTCCAAGTTGCagcagtaattgtaaaaatagtccaaacaaaatcttcgttcGCAATAGGGAAGACTTACGATAGAAGTGGTGTCGAGAAGCTGGTGcgaaatattacaaagtttatactatgtattgtcgcgaagatcattttaatgtaagtatcacAGAAGTAATATACTCCTCTGATATTGTCAGTCCCATTATTGTCCATATCAtatgttaaattacgttttatcacaGGTTTTATTGTGTACAGCCTATATTACGGTTATTTTCATTGACAGTTCTATTCAGACagctattattgacagttgtacttttttaatgcaaccACACTATGGCACAGATACTATCGTTCTGTCCATAAGATGACGTCACCCATATCAAAAAgtggaaaatcttaaaaaatatttttgaagtggtttctgatccttttatcaaaatattcaaattagtttctttaaatgtagtggagtgcctggagcattcaaaaccgtaaaacctcggattagagttacagtgaatgaattaatatgatcgatgtgggatattgttttttaaactataaattgcaatgtttacccaaaaattttttgtgcactccattttttttattgtttaaacaaattattataaaaaattaatgtttgaccatatattttcactttaaacagtatttttttttatttatatgttaactgcctcgttggtcgagtggtcgcaagtgcgactgccgaacaaggggtctcgggttcgattcccgggtcgggcaaagtattactgggcttttttcggattttcgaaaattttctcagtggtagcacggagtctggaattgtgtccaggatatggcaataggctcaccctattacatgggactttaacacaaaatggtgaaaagtgggtgtacattgtatagcggcattacgtgccgtaatgtgcacctctgcctaccccttcggggataaaaggcgtgacgttgtgtgtgtgtgtgtgtgtgtgtgtgttatatgttaaatcttacctgagtagacatataggaacatttttccaagatacctgtgtataaaaatagcagtatctcgaacaggtagaaaaacgtggaggggagagcggagcgacagctgctatgtacaatggaacttcttggccagtttaattataaatgaaacgcactctattgtgtacattgaaaaaaatacggtaattaattatgactaatgaaaagaaaaaaaaatatttgtacaaaatctgtttatttaaatatattacattgttgtctacatcaaatattttcttctacttcatctatctgtataataggtgaagtattggaacaactatttccgctgcactgtaaacatgatacactgcagtataaactacactcgcgagcaaccaaatcgactcaacctacatgtgcattgtgcgcattcgaagatgttttcttaaaaatatactgaattgtttttaaaaaccgatataccattagaaagcttacatcttcagctttatattggtaccattattataaaaattgtatcagtactttttaaaatatttaacttaattcagcggactagagtatttgctcactacgactccaacaagttataacacaaactacccctataaaacctccacattaaggttaactttatctgtggcttatcgaaagttaatcgtacacatctccgcaaaaacgcttcataTTATTTCCAAAGATTTTGaatacgacaccagaagaagccgctcaagtcgttgctctactggaacaaggactaagtcagcgaagagttgctgctcatctgagtttgagccaatctgcagtatcaagagggtacaggtagtatcaagatactagtgccttcaatcgaagaccaagaataagccgccaccggtccacctcggagagagacgaccgttttattatttcaacttcactacgaaatcgtcacttaaccggtgtcgatgttcaacaggaactcagaagagttcgaagagtggctgtcagcgagtggacagtacggagatggttgaaggaagccaatctcacccctaaacggcctaccacaggcccgaaattgacgacccgccatcggcaagcgcgcattcaatttgcccgagaacacctcGATTGGagcatgtaggttgagtcgatttggttgctcgcgagtgtagtttatactgcagtgtatcatgtttacagtgcagcggaaatagttgttccaatacttcacctattgtacagatagatgaagtagaagaaaatatttgatgtagacaacaatgtaatatatttaaataaacagattttgtacaaatattttttttcttttcattactcataattaattaccgtatttttttcaatgtacacaatagagtgcgtttcatttataattaaactggccaagaagttccattgtacatagcagctgtcgctccgctctccctccacgtttttctacctgttcgagatactgctatttttatacacaggtatcttggaaaaatgttcctatatgtctactcaggtaagatttaacatataaataaaaaaaaatactgtttaaagtgaaaatatatggtcaaacattaatctattatataaaaataagtcgggttttccttcctgacgctataactccagaacgcacgaaccgatttccatggttttgcattcgttggaaaggtctcgggctccgtgaggtttatagcaaaaaaaaacgggaaaacttcaagagaaaagcaggaaaacgggAAGACCATTGGTGGCGatacggagttcgccaggtttgctagttttttataataatttgtttaaacaataaaaaaaatggagtgcacaaaaaatttttgggtaaacattgcaatttatagtttaaaaaacaatatcccacatcgatcatattaattcattcactgtaactctaatccgaggtgaaaacccccaggcgctccactaatggtctatattatcaaaaaattcaataaaaacacaaggtaattttttttgaacaatgcccattgtgcccagtatatggcaataggctcaccccctatcaaatgggacttataacacaaaaggtgaaaagtgggtgtacattgtaaagcggcattacgtgccgtaatgtgcacctctgcctacccttcagggataaaaggcatgacgttgctttCTAGAAGCCAATAATATGTCAATTATTAAACCCAGAATCTTGCTTTTACAACAAACAAAGTCCACagatctcccacacttaacacaCACATTAGAGCACGCATATCATGTCCCCTCGTCCTCTAGGTGGTAGGCATGGAGGTGAGGGCGCACCCGGCGGACGGTGGCGCGTGGAGGGCGAAGCGCCCCACGGAGACTCCGCCCCCGATCCCAGCCGCCGCCCCCGCCCCGCAGCGAGCGGTGAGGCCGCATGTTACCGTTCATATTGTTCAAACCATTTATGATTCTGATTAATGGTGGAGTTTCTTTGGAAGTGTAACACTTGATTGTAGCTTTCTGCTTTAAACGTCATGTGACAAATAAGTAAAAAGAGATACGTGGGAGACATAGACGTCTTTTGGTATGTTTTAGAATATTACAGTATAAAAGAAACTATTAATTCTTCACAATATTATTCCGACATCTTTTTACATTTGCCAGCCAAGATTTGTGCCCCTAGCCTTACTTtgttatacaatattttctGTTTAGTTCAGTCTTTATTCTAACATTTAAGTTCTATTCATTCTAGAGTTCAGTACAGTTTCTGGTGTTATACTACAAACTGTGGACTAAATGGACCATTAAAGGAACTCCACCATTACCCccttctatttataatatttaaattacattatttacatatttaattattatttttcctttattaactaaaaaatcacggtttattcacgtaaattatattaatggaggaaagctctacaagtttcgagtcacagagggactcttcattatgcaCGACGTCGCTGCGTATGCGCACGCtgctttctccattaatttacgtgaataaaccctgattttttagttaatttactcacgatagttattatataatttattttttcctttatgtatctattataatatgtatgtttaacattattaaatgtatCTTGTTCGTCCGTAgttagggcaagtgacccggttgtggccaccgacccctttgtggccatttggaccttcaaatatttataactaaggcatggacaaataaattactctgtgatgtacagtatttaaaatattgaatattggagacactgataccgttggcagctttgatgtgtcaaacttcacttcgatgcaacaagtcattctttttagttgagggtgaaattgttaagatcttaacaaaaaggctaaggcgagcggatgaggatttggtttttattttttaaatctttgcttattgtttggatgtttatgttaatactacatgaagaatatattgtctaactgaaactaaagttattttgttgccatatgtttctgaagtgaggttaatagaaggtggccactaatggagacaaaattaggaaatttctccatctttggccacatggctggccaaaactagtgtacatagacacccaatttcttcccctttattttatcatggcttttttccttggctttacatatcaacaaatacatatttttcattttcatagatgcaataaattgccttcacacaaaggggaggtcagtttattttgcagcttttaccaacgtcatataaatgttgttctctttatttgtaagttaaattcaagtgaaataataatatttcatattttccaaactaaataaaaaccattgtttgtaaatttaattaataaattttgattacttttattgtattttttgatggccaaaactggcacacgaccgtggccacaaatggcacgaatctggccaaaaatggcacaaactccctttttttttctttcttatacagttatttttctattggacgttctttaaaaaaagggttttcttaggcaagattaatacatgttaaatgactttttacaagaaatatgttcgtgataacaaaaactataacttAAGAAAGcttcaaagtcgacaaaattcttaaagtggccacaaccgggtcacttacgatagtGTATGGTAGATAGTCTGTTGCATCACATTCCAAGCTTAGCATTATTGTGTAGCTCAATTATTGTTTGCTCAAAATACTTAGGGCCCTCGCTCACGGCGACTTTTTGTAGCGTGTCCACGACAGTATATCTACTAACGCATGTTACTTTTGTTTGCACTTTACGACTGTATCCATGCAGAAGTGCGACAGCGTCACTACAAAAAGTCGCCGTGGGTGAGGACCCTTAATTATACTATGGGTATCAGTTCAGTTTCTACTGAATTATTCTCAAAAGtttgttaatattttgataaccaTTGTTTTGACAATACTTCCAATCGCTTAAAAGTATGTGTTCGGAAACGTCCGAACGAACATAAAACCTTacgtataaatactttttgtttgctggCTGGCGACGGGAAAAGTGACGGCATCAAAGGGAGGATCGCGACTCGCCACTTTCGCCCGAGCAGCTGTACAAGCATCACATGCGCGCGTCGCGcgcataaaaattattcttttgttttcttttcctcatatttttctcatatatttttataatccgttgtataaatataccagtacctattatacagCCCAAGTATTTCTTTTCTTAACAGTATGATTTTATGATTGTTTAAAGCGAAAAGAATTTGATacccataaaatatttacatagaatAAAACTGCTTGCatttgctttttatattttgttacttttctatttaaataaatcttttattttacacacgaaaagcagttttattttaacgttcattttactaatattttgcTCGAACtggtaagtatttttaattttctatctaTTCAGAATCTGTAGCCAAAGACcatttagcgcttgtctacttGTAGAATAGAAAACGTAATTGTATGGAATTGACTTAAATTTTGACACTCGGCAGTATTATGTCCCATACTTtataaggggggaaaatcatccaatgtcttctctcgccaggacgaggcgaaagagagtgtcagattctaccccttcctactcctgcttttcgagccagagccccggtaaacctactAGCCGCAGCTCGTGTTATCTCTTATAATAtattgagttttctactcttTCTGTAGACAAGCATTAAAGTGGCATTTGGCTAGAGGCTCTGATAGATTATTAATCAAATACATACAAGACATTGACATTATCAATATTTccttattaaatgtttatttttatgatatttctataatataccGACCATCATCTTCAAATCACATAGTACCTCAACTGAAGAACCAGCTTTAAACTAGAAATTTTCACAtcttaaactttaaacttttgaaataaagtcgaaaatcgacTACCTGCATTTTCACACACACACCGCCTTACAAAACCCGCATAGCAACACGGCATGACGTCTGTTTGCAGCACGAGGCCGAGCAGGTGCAGTCGATATACCTGGACACGGAGATCCCGCAGCAGTCGCGAG
Proteins encoded in this window:
- the LOC118265760 gene encoding muscle M-line assembly protein unc-89 isoform X10; translated protein: MPNEEVLGPRKTMFVLVIVVGCFAVLWPRILSPLITGPSGEQLKPNKFDREAAIKQERPLIRGAGPHPALRERGRAIPPGVPSSPTKSSVAMPPHVRVRSSPLSVYYDLDIKPPPIPGMRPPLGSPGGPVPTPKSSMGFVMPIYTICIIVFFVYTISKILFRRTASSSPYETLPPDPQFRRRVFRDDSRSTPDKLVVTAISGLVAEVQEQMEASYAQNQQRQDAQDNNARPYTNGTILHNSGPVHIVASEYKEPTKESLEKKEPSPAPEEPKSVPEQTQEEKEPSPEPETQKPVEKEPSPEPDTQKPVEKEPSPEPETQKPVEKEPSPEPETQKPVEEQQQAEKPEEPAKEESLPQKESTPEKDTQVKEPTPEPKEPTPEVEDQKEEEKEIKEVSPEKVAEETNDTDKLIKLADDVKVERNGDVRHTEEFIKEEAKASEAQKEKQSTPELLEEAIKDDDEQENASVKVVGMEVRAHPADGGAWRAKRPTETPPPIPAAAPAPQRAHEAEQVQSIYLDTEIPQQSRVLVADFAEKRTDRPAPTKHSPMVVSGKMTLSLIQDAPRDTPERDQESTVDDFTTASAVTQNAEKEGESEEEIEEEIEIEEIEEEVEEEEEEEEAVEVDQKDKKTE